A stretch of DNA from Pseudomonas sp. p1(2021b):
ACCAGCACATGCAGATCTTTCAAAAGATGGCGGCTTCCTACCGCCGCCATGGGGAAGCTGATCCCGATTTTGTAGACGTGTGCAAGGCGATCAAAGCAAAGCGCGCAGCTCACGCTCTCAGGGTCAAGGGAATACTCGATGAGCTTTTGGATAGCGATCCGGACCAGTACGAGGGCGGTCGACATGAGCATGCTGGAACCGTGAGTGTCTACGAGCGTGAGCATCAGCTGAACATCGAACGTCGCTGGTACGCACCTTCGTAAGTCGTACCCGGCCTGCCTTCCTGAGTTGCACTCCGGAAACAGAAAGGCCACCTCTGCTTACGCTCGGGTGGCCTTTTTACATCTCAACACTGGACGGGCGTTTAGACCGCATCACAGTGGTCACGCATCAACCCCCACACGGCCGATAAAAGCCGGTAGATGGTCAGTACGTGGCTCAGAATATTCAGCATACGCTTCATAATCGTTGACCTCCGTTTCAGGAAGGCCAATCTTCCAACGCCTAACCGGCACTTCAGCGCTTTCAGAACGCACGTGGTGCATTCCAGAAGAGGCCCAGGTGGCCCAACGAATGCAGCAAACCGGCACGGTCTAAACACCGTGTCGAAGGGGGTATCTCATCCTCGGAACATCGAGATTCTCGGGTTACCGAGCAGAGGACATAACCACCCAAGGGCCTCTTGAATTGCAGGTCCACATGCAAGCCGGCGCACCATACCTGTGCCCGGTTCAGAAAGCCTGAAAAAAATTCAAACTATCGTGAAAATGATAAAGCCGCCCCGCCTGCCGCCTTCCACACCCGTGTGACGCATTCCTGCGGTACCAGGTCTTCGCAACACCTGGCTTACCTTTCAGGAGAGTCATGCAGGGGATGTAAGCCGGAACCCCAGAAATTTCCGTCACCCTAGTTGGGTGGGCTCAACACTCGTGTCACCAGCTACCTTCTGGAGAATCGAGCTCGGCCATCCCTCCCTGGACGGGCATCGCTCGACGATGTTCAACGGCTCCCTCACGGGGCCGTCGTTTTGTGGGGGCTATTCCATCCACAAGTCGTCGAGGTTCTTGAAGTTCCAGAGCGTCGGGTCTTCGGGGCCAGTGATACTGTCCTTGCAACTCGTGGCCGCCAGGTCGATGGTCTGCATCGGGATCGGCTCTCTCGAGCGTAGCGAGAAGAACACGCGAACCTTGGGAGTCAGCAGTGATTCCATTCCCGGCTCAACGACAACGGCCAGACGCTGAGAGGACAGGCGAACCAAGGAGCCGACGGGGTAGATGCCCACGGCCTTGACGAAGGCGTGGAAGATGCGTTTGTCGAAATGGCCCTCCCACTTGGCCATCTGCCGCATCGCCGCGGACGGGTCCCACGGCTTTTTGTAGGCTCGCTCCGACGTCACGGCATCATAGACGTCGCAGATTGCGCCCATGCGGGCCAGGAGTGAAATGGCGTCACCGGCCAAGCGATCCGGGTAGCCGGTTCCGTCGATCTTCTCGTGATGGTGCAGGGCAATGTCCACCACCCCGGGCTCGGCCCCGCCTGCGCGCAGCATCTTTGCGCCCTCCACAGGGTGGCGCTTCATGATGGCGAACTCGGCATCGGTGAGCTTGCCTGGTTTGTTAAGCACTTCCAGCGGCATCGCGGCCTTGCCTAGGTCGTGCATCAGTCCGCCGATGCCAGCCAGGCGCGTTTGCTCCTCGTCTAGATCGAGATGCCGGGCCAGCGATAGCATCAGGGCGCAGACGGCAACCGAGTGCAGGTAGGTGTAATCGTCGTGCGTTTTGATGCGTGCGACGCTGATGAGGGCATGAGGTTGGCGCAGCACCGAGGCAGCGATTTCTCCGACCAGCGGCAACGTCGTGCTTGGGTCGACGGCCTTGCCAAGCCGGGCTTCCTGGAACATGTCCATGACTTGGGACTCGGCCGCAAGACAGAGTTTCCGTGCATAACACATTTCGCTCTCCATTGAGGTTGCGCCGTCACTTTTCTTGCTTAGTGGACTAGACGGCAGAGATTGCTCCTCCGACAATTCTCTGGGCTCTGGGCTCTGGGCTCTGGGCTCTGGGCTCTGGGCTCTGGGCTCTGGGCTCTGGGCTCTGGGCTCTGGGCTCTGGGCTCTGGGCTCTGGGCTCTGGGCTCTGGGCTCTGGGCTCTGGGCTCTGGGCTCTGGGCTCTGGGCTCTGGGCTCTCTGGGCTCTCTGGGTCGACTTGGCTTTTGGCCAAGTCGACCCAGACCTCCCGACGCCACATTCTCGAATGGCAGAGAGATCCTGAGGCTCGGTCAGCAGGAAGCTGCCGCGCCAGAATGGGTGTCGAACCCAAGAGCCGGCGAGCTTGTGGATGTACATGCCGAGAC
This window harbors:
- a CDS encoding HD-GYP domain-containing protein, with the translated sequence MDMFQEARLGKAVDPSTTLPLVGEIAASVLRQPHALISVARIKTHDDYTYLHSVAVCALMLSLARHLDLDEEQTRLAGIGGLMHDLGKAAMPLEVLNKPGKLTDAEFAIMKRHPVEGAKMLRAGGAEPGVVDIALHHHEKIDGTGYPDRLAGDAISLLARMGAICDVYDAVTSERAYKKPWDPSAAMRQMAKWEGHFDKRIFHAFVKAVGIYPVGSLVRLSSQRLAVVVEPGMESLLTPKVRVFFSLRSREPIPMQTIDLAATSCKDSITGPEDPTLWNFKNLDDLWME
- a CDS encoding DUF3391 domain-containing protein, with the translated sequence MYIHKLAGSWVRHPFWRGSFLLTEPQDLSAIRECGVGRSGSTWPKAKSTQRAQRAQSPEPRAQSPEPRAQSPEPRAQSPEPRAQSPEPRAQSPEPRAQSPEPRAQRIVGGAISAV